CCGTACAGACCGCCCAGGGAGTCCGGGTCGTAGAATTCCTTGATCTTGTGGATCTTGCCGTTTTCGCCGTAGCCGAAGAACGTGGTGGCGTACTCACCTTTGCCGTCGATGCCCAGGATCGCGGTTTTTTCCTGGAAACCCGAGCAGTGGTAAGCGCTGGAGGCGTGGGCCAGGTGGTGTTCAACCGGTTCGATCTTGATTTTCTTCGGATCGAAGCCCAGTTGCTCCAGGCACCAGACGATCTTGTTGCGGTAGCGCTTGTAGCGACGGTTGCCCATCAGGATCGCGTCAAGGGCGCGGTCCGGGGCGTACCAGTAACGCTTGGCGTAGTGCCAGCGCGCCTCGCCGAACAGGCTGATCGGGGCGAACGGGATCGCCACCACGTCAACGTCGGAAGGCTTGATGCCGGCTTGTTCCAGGCAGAACTTCGCCGATTCGTAGGGCATGCGGTTCTTTGCATGTTTGTCGCGTACGAAGCGCTCTTCTTCGGCGGCCGCGATCAGCTTGCCGTCGATATACAGGGCTGCGGAAGGATCATGGCTAAGGGCGCCGGACAGGCCAAGAATCGTCAATGCCACTGGGGTCTAGCCTCTTTTAGTCTGCATGCAGGCGGGTTGCGCCTGAAAAAAGTGTGCCTCCCGCCTGAGCGAGAAACAGCTAAAGGGCGGGATTATAACTTAAAAGCAGAGGGAAGCTGTTAGCGGCAACCGGCAAGCGGGTTACTGGTAGATCTCGATGCTGCCGTCTTGGCTTTGGCGGTAGACGGTATAAGGCAGCACCAGCGTGTCCGCCAAGCCCGAGGCGATTGCCTCGATGGCAATGATGGGGAAAATACTGCTTTCGCGCTGCCCAAAGGTTGGGTCCTCTGCGCTCTTTTCGGGTTTGGGCTCGCTGTTCAAATAACAAAACCCGTACATCACACCGCTGTAGATACGCGGCACACTGCCACAGTGGCTGCGCGAATCCTTGAGGCTCTTGCTGGCCACGGCGTCGGGGCGGAATACGGTATTGATCGTTCCACACCCCGAAAGCACCAACACGGCGGCGACAAGCAGTACTTCGATTCCGCGATTCATCCACAACTCCCTTTGCCTGAAAGACTGAAACCGGGCCAGGCCGGCGCACTGATACCCGCTGTTGCTACGAGCGACCAGACCGCCAGTAAATGCCCATATTGCCCAGCGTGCTCTGCTGGTAGATCGTGTAGGGCAGCACCACGGTATCAACAATACCCGAGGCCGTCATATCCACCAGTACCAACGGTACCAGTACGCCCGTGAAATCCGGGGGCGCGTTGAGCAGGCAGAAGTTGAACGCCAGGCCGCTATAGGCGCGGGGAATGGACTCGCAGTAGGTCTTTTGTTTACGCAGCTCACGGGTCGCTGACAGGTCATCGCGAAACACCGTGTTCACGCTTGCGCACCCACTTAACGCCAATGAAAACACCCCCAGTGCAGCCGCCAGTTTTGTGCTCATGGCCAATCCCTCGAATAGTCGTCAGCCACGCTAGCATCAGGCGCCATGAACCCTCCGCTCGCAATTTCCCAGTGTTTCGTGGGAAATTTCCCGAGCAACAGCACTAACCAACTCGTTAAACTCTCGCCTCTTTTGCGCGTTTACAGCTTTAAGCGCCACGGATTCCGGCTGACTGATGAAAACCCTCGCCTGCTTTACCCTCCTGCTGCCCGGCCTGTTCGCTGTGTGTGACTCAGCCCTGGCTGAAGACACAGCCCTGACCCTTGACCCCAGCGTGGTCACCGGCTCGCGCAGCGCCAGCCCGACGTTCGACTTGCCCTATTCAGTCGACAGCATCAGCCATGAGCAAATCAGCGACGGCCAGCTCGGCATCAACGCCTCCGAAGCCCTGTCCCGCGTACCGGGCCTGGTGGTACAGAACCGCCAGAACTATGCCCAGGACCTGCAGATCTCCTCGCGCGGCTTCGGCGCGCGCTCGGCGTTTGGCGTGCGCGGTCTCAAGCTGATCGCCGACGGCATCCCAGCCAGCACCCCGGACGGCCAGGGCCAGGCGGCCACCTTCAACCTCGACACCGCCGAGCGCATTGAAGTGCTGCGCGGCCCGGCCGCCACCTTGTATGGCAGTAATGCCGGCGGCGTGATCCAGATGTTTTCCCGCGATGGCGAAGGCCCGCCGCGCATCGGCGCCGAAACCCTGGTGGGCAGCGACGGCATGAGCAAAAACCATCTCACCGCCGAAGGCGCGGCGAACGGCGCAGGTTTTGTGCTCGACGCTTCGCGCATGGACACCGATGGTTATCGCGACCACAGCAGCGCACGGCGCGACCAGACCTTTGCCAAGCTCAACTTGCAGCCGGATGACGACAGCAAGTTGGCGCTGATCTACAGCAGCCTGGAGCAAAACGGCACGCAGGATCCTTTGGGGCAGACCTGGGAAGCCTACAAAGCCGATCCGCGCTCGGTAGCGCCGGCTGCGTTGCAGTACAACACGCGAAAAAGCATCGATCATCAGCAGCTGGGCATGAATTACGAGCGCTACATTGGCGATGCGACGCTTCAGGTGAATGCATACACCGGGCGCAGGAGCGTGATTCAGTACCTGTCGATTCCGGCCTCATTCGCCAGTGGCGCGCCCAACCCGGCAAACGCTCGCGGCGGCGTAGTCGCGTTCGACCGCAAGTTCTACGGCGGCTCGGTCCACTGGCTGCAGCCCATCACCAGTGCCCCCGGCGAGTTGACCCTGATCACCGGCCTCGATTACGACCGCAGCCAGGATGACCGCCAAGGTTATTCCAACACCCTGGACGGCGTACACGGTGTCAAAGGCGCCCTGGGCCGCGACGAAATCGACACCGCCACCAGCCTCGACCCGTTCGTGCAAGCCAATTGGCTGCTGGGCGACTGGACGCTACAGGCCGGCCTGCGCCACAGCAGCATGAAGATGGACGTGGACGACCACTTCACCCGCGACGGCAATGACAGCGGCAGCAAGACCTACCAGAAGAACACGCCTTCGGTCAGCGTGATGTACGCCTTCACGCCGGACCTGCATGGCTATGTGAGCGCGGGCAAAGGCTTCGAAACCCCGACCCAGGCCGAGTCGGCCTATTCGAGTACTGCCAACGGCTTTAACTTTGCGCTCAAGCCGTCGGTCAGCAAGCAGTATGAAGTCGGCCTGAAAGCCAAGCTTGGCCAGGATAAGCGCCTAAATGCTGCGCTATTCCAGATCACGACTGACGACGAGTTGGTCGTGCAGCAATCCAGTGGTGGTCGCACCACCTACCAGAACGCCGGCAAAACCCTGCGCCGAGGTTTCGAGCTGGGCCTGGAAAGCCAGCTCAGCGAACAGTGGAGCACCACCCTCGCCTACACCCGCCTGCAAGCGACCTACGACAGCGACTTTACCAACAGCGGCAAGGCTATCGAGAAGGGCAACTACCTGCCCGGCGTACCGCAAACCACGCTCTTCGCCGAGCTGAACTGGAAGCCCCGCGACTGGGTCAGCACCGCCCTCGAAGGCCTGTACCGCAGCAAGGTCTATGTCGAAGACACCAACCAGCAACGCGCCGCGCCGGGCTACAGCGTGTTCAACTGGCGGGCACGCTTCGAACAGAAGGTGGAGCACTGGACCTTTCACCAGACGGTGCGCCTGGATAACTTGCTGGATCGCCAGTATGTGGGTTCGGTGATTGTTGGCGACGGCAACTTCCGCTACTACGAAGCCGCGCCGGGAAGGTCGTGGTATGCGGGGGCCGGGGCTGAGTATCAGTTCTGATGATCGTTCCCACGCTCCGCGTGGGAATGCATCCCGTGACGCTCCGCGTCACCTCGCACGGGGCTTGAGGAGCGGGACGCAGAGCGTCCGGGGCGGCATTCCCACGCTGAGCGTGGGAATGATCATTGCACCTGTTTGGGCAAACGCGCATCGATCAGTTGGTACAGCGCACTGCTCTCAGGCCAGTTACGCATAAACCGCGCGCGGTCCTTGGCGAACGCCGGCGCGAAACTCGCGGCCGAGCTGTGCTGACACATGGCGTCCAGGTCGATCAGCGCCCAGCGATCCTCGGCCCAGAACAGGTTATGGCCCTTGAAATCACCATGGCTGATGCGCTCGCGGATCAGCTCGGCGAACAAATGATCCAGGGCCAGCAGTTCATGCTCGGGCGCATCGCCCTTCTCAACATAGGGCGCAAAACGCCCGATGATGTCCGGCCCCGGCAGGTATTCAGTCACCAGGTAAGCCCGGCTGCGCAGCCACAAAAAGCGTTTTTCCAACACCGCCAGCGGCTTGGGCGTGGCGATGCCGAGGAACGCCAGGCGGTTGCCCTCGCGCCACGAATGCCAGGCCCGGCTGGGGCGCCAGAAGCGCTTGAGCCAATGGGCAAACCCCTTGATGTTATAGCGCTTGATAACCAGCGGCCGACCGCCCGCTTCGACCTTGGCAACCGTGGCCGCACCACCGGTTTTATACAAATGGCCTTGATCGAGCAGCGCGTCGGCCTGCTCCAGCACCGGCAGCATCGCCGCCTCTTCCTCACGACGAATCGCACGCAAGGCAAAGGCGCCACGCACCACGCTGAACAGCGTGCATTCACGGCCGACCTTGTTCAAAAAGTCTTTCAAGCGCCAGGCGCTGACCTTGCGTATCTGTTTTTCCAGGGCTTGCAGCGGCAAGGCATGTTCGCCGTTGCTCAGCAGGTAGTACACCAGCAATTCTTCGGTGAACGGCTCGAGGTTTTTCGGCAACTGGGCGAAGAACACGCCAAGGTTTTCCAGCACCCGGTTACGCGACAGCGGCTTGCCCGCCACCTCAACTCGAATCCCGGCACCGTCGATCAGGTACAGCTTGCCGTCCTGGCGCAGCAGGTTGTCCAGGTGCAGGTCTTCCTGCCACAAGCCTTTGGCGTGCATCTGCGCAATCGCGCCCAACGCCTCGGCGAGCACAGCGGTTTGTTCATCCGCCAATGGCGGCAAACCTTCGACCGCTTGCCAGGCATCGGCGAGGCTTTCGGCGCCTTCGATAAAATCAAACAGCAGCCAGCCGCCCTCGCCTTCCTGCAAGCCATCGGCCAGCAACTGTGGCGTGGTCAGGCCCTGTTCGGCCAGCAGGCGCACGCCGCTGAGTTCGCGCTGAAAATGCCGCGCGGCCTTGCTGCCCACCAGCAATTTGGCCAACACCGGGCGACCGCGCCAGACGGCGGCGCCCACGTAGCGTTCGCCCGGCAACACGCGCAACAGGTTAAGCAGTTGCAGCTGGCCGGCACCTGCGGCATCGGCCAGCTCGAGGGTCAGCGGCAGCTCGGGCGTGCGGCCGGCTTTTTTCAGTTCGGACAAGCGCATCAGCGCTTCTCCTTGTGGCTGCGCCGGGCCGTCAGGCGCTCGAACCAGGCGCCCACCAGCGTGCTGCCTTCAGGCTGATCCAGATATGCTGCCAGCAGTTGCCGCACTTGCGCATCCGACCACTGCGGCGCACGGCGCAGCAATGGCTCCAGATCCTTGACCCGATCACGCCGGCCGAACAACAGCGGGCGGGTTTTCTCCAGGTCGATCAACTGCGCGGCATAACCGTCTCCGAGCGGTTGCAGGAAAATATGCTTGGGGTAAAAACAGCCATGTACTTGCCCGACGCTGTGCAGGTGGCGCGCCAGCTGACCACAGGCCAGCAGGATCGCGCGCTGCTGGGCGTCACTCAGTTGCGGCCATTGTTCGAGCAATGAGTCCAGGTCATTCCAGCCGTCCAGGGCTCGGGTCAGCAGCATCGCGCGATGCTCGCCGGCCACCTTGCGCTCACCGAAAAACGCCGCCTGCAACGCTGGAATGCCCAGCTTGCGGTAGCGGCTGATATTACGGAACTCGCGGGCAAACGTCGGCTCGCCAAACGGCTTGGTGAGCGTGCGCGTCAGGTAGTTGCTCTGGCGCTTGAGGTAGTAACCCTGGCCTTCAAGCTCCAGGCGAAACACGCTGCTCCAGCCGCCGTCGCTGGTATTGGGTTCATCCACCGCGTCCAGTTGCCTGGCCCACAGCGCATCGAAGTCAGCCAGGCCGTGGCGCGCAAGCAATGCGCGATCATCGGCCGCCAGGAAATCAGTCATTCGCGCCCCTCGAAAAACTTCACCACATGGCGGATTCGCTGTTTGTCCGAAGCCGTCAGGTGCGTGCGTTGGCGGTATTGCATGTAGAAACGCAGGCGCTGGGTGGCCGACAAGTGATACTTGGCAACCTTGTCCAGACAGGCCAGGTCCTTGGTAATACGGTACTTGAGCCAGAAACCGCGCCAGAAATCGCCGTTGGGGCAATCGATCAGGTACAGCGTGCGGTTATCGTCAACCAGCAGGTTGCGCCACTTCAAGTCGTTATGGGTAAAGCGGTGCTCGTGCATCGTGCGCGTGTATTCGGCGAGCTGGCGGCTGATCACGTTGACCCACTGGGGGTCTTTCAAGCACGGATCGTTACGATCGGCCAGCACCGACAAATCTTCGGTCTTGGGCAGCTCGCGGGTGATCATCGCCCCACGCGCATAGGCCAGACCCTTGCGTTCCAGGCCCCAGGCCACCACGTCGGCGGTGGGAATCCCCCACTTGGCGAAGCGCTTGAGGTTCTGCCACTCGGATTTCACCCGAGGTTTGCCCAAGTAACGGCGCAGGCCCTTACCGGCACCGACGTAGCGTTTGACGTAGTAATTGACCCCACCACGCTCCACCCGAATCACTTCCGACAAGGGGTCGCGCGTCAGTCGCTCACCCTGCAAGGCAAACACCGCCTCCAGGCTGCCAAAGTCATCCGCCAGGGCGGCGTAAGCAGGTTCCAGGTTCCAACCCGCCATCAGATCGCATCCCCCAAGCGTTGCTTGCGCGCATACAGCTTGTCGGCCTTGCGCTGCAACAGGCTCAGGGACGCCGACTGCTCGGCCAGGATCTGGCGCAGCGGCTGGCGGAAGTAGCCTTTGAGGAAGCGCAACTTGTCGCGCTGAGTCAGGCCGATGTCCAGCGCCGAGTAGTACAGCGCGGACAAGTCCTTGTCGCGCCAGCGCAGCGGCAAGTGCGCGCGCAATTGGGCACGGTGCAGGTCGATTACCGAGAGCTTGATGGAGCGCGCATCGATCGGCTGGGCCGTATCCAGCAGGAAGTGGCACAGGTAGCAGTCGCGGTGGTTGACGCCGCCACGGTGCATGTCGCCGACCATGCGCGCCAGTTCGGCGGTGAGCGCATGACGCAATGCCGGTGCCGGCGGCTCGGCCACCCAGTTGACGGTCAGGTCTTCCAGGCTGATGGTCGGGGCCAGTTCTTCGGTGATGATGAACGAGTGCTGGTCCGCCGGGTTGCTGCCTTTTTCACCGAAAGCCACGCCGGTCATGGTCGGCACACCCAGTTCCTGCAGACGGTGGATGGCCGACCATTCCAGGCCGGCACCGAGCACCGGCAACTTGGCGGTGATCAGGTTCTTGAAGATCTCGCCCCAACCGATGCCACGGTGGATTTTCACGAAATACGGGCGGCCCTCCACCTCGGTACGCAAGGTGCGACGCGCCGCCAGTTCACGAAATACCTGGCCTTGCAGTTTCTCGACTTCGGCAAAGGCATCACGCCCGGCCCACAACGTCTTGAACGGTTCGGCAAGAATCAACTTCATCGTTTCGGCTCCGCCAGAATCACATCTGCCGCGTGCTGCGGCATGCTGTAGAGGTCGGCCGTCTCGGCGAAGGCCAACCCATTGCGGCCCCAGGCCGCGCGCTGTGCAGTGTCGGTAAGCATTCGGGACAGGTACTGGTTGAGCTGCGCTTGTTCAAACGGCTCATCCAGCACCAACCCGCTGTCGGCTTCAGCAATGTAGTGGGCATACCCACACACCGCCGAAACCAGCACCGGCAGCCCGGCCACCAGGGCTTCGAGCAACACGGTACCGGTATTTTCGTTGTACGCCGGGTGGATCAACAGGTCGGCACCCAGCAGGAAGCGCGGGATATCGCTGCGGCCCTTGAGGAACTGCACATTATCGCCCAGCCCTAACGTGGCGCTCTGCAATTGAAATACTTTGGGGTCGTCCTGGCCAATTACAAACAGGCGCGTGCGTTTTTTAAGCTCGGCCGGTAGCGCGGCCACGGCCTTGAGGCTGCGGTCGACGCCCTTGGTCTTGAAGCCGGAACCGATTTGCACCAGCAGCAACTCGTCGTCGCGCAGGTTGAATTCCTTGCGGAAACCTTCGCGAATTTCAGCCGCATTCGGCGGCGCGCGACGGTCCTGGGCAATGCCCGGCGGCAACAGATGGAAGCGCTCCAGCGGCGTGTCGTAATGCTTGATGAACAGCGGTTGCTGCACTTCGGAGATCATCAACACTTCGGTCTTGGCGTCCTTGGCGAACACCGCACGCTCGTACTCGGCAAAGTGCTTGTAACGGCCAAAGCTCTTGTACAGCGAGTGGCGCAGGTTTTGCGCCTTGTCTTCAAAGCAGCCGTCGGCGGCGTAGTACACATCCAGGCCGGGCATTTTGTTGAAGCCGATCAAGCGGTCGACCGGGCGCTTGGCCAGGTCGGCGTCCATCCAGGCCAACAGCTTCTCGTTGCGCCGATGGTTGAAGAACGCCTTGACCGGCGCCACCAGCACTTCAAAGCCGGGCGGAATGTCGCCTTCCCAGATCAGCGTGTAGACCCGAATCTTATGCCCGCGCTGCTGGCACTCCAGGGCGATGCGCATGAAGTCGCGCTGCAGGCCACCGAAGGGGAAGTATTTGTACAAAACAAAAGCCAGTTGCATCAGTGCAGCTCCTCAGCCAATAACAACGTGCTCAGTCGGCTTGCCACACGCTCAGGGTTCAAGCGCGTGAAGCACAGGGGCGACTCGCGCTTGATGTCGAACCGACGCAGGTCGTCGGCCGTCGGTTGATAGGTACAGGTTTTTTGCAGGCACGGCGCGCACGGGAAGTCGCTGGCCAAGTGAATCTGGCCCTTGCCGTAGGCGCCGGTCAGGCCCGGGTTGGTGGGGCCGAACAGGGAGATGGTCGGCACGTCCAACGCGGCGGCCAAATGCCCCAGGCCCGTGTCCACCGCCACACAGGCGCGGGCACCGGCCAGTACCCGGGCGACGCCGGCCAGGTTGAGCTTGGGCAGCACTTCGGCGTTTTGCAGGCCTTGGGCCAAACGCTCGGCGCGGGCTTTTTCGGCGGCATTGCCCCATGGCAATTTCACGTCCACGCCCAGGCGGCCCATGCGTTCGGCCAGCTCACGCCAGTAGGCTTCGGGCCAGTGCTTGGTGTCCCAGGTGGTGCCGTGCAGCAGCAGTACAAAGGGTTTTTTCGGCGGCAGGCCGAGCAACTTGTCGACGCTGAGGCCGTAGTCGCCCAGGCCTTTGGGCAAGTCATAACCCAACGCCACGGCGAACAGCTGGCGCAAGCGTTCTACCGCATGCTGCCCACGGGCCACGGCCAACCGGCGCGAGTAGAAACGCGCAGCCATGGGCTCACGGGCAGAGTTTTTATCGAAACCGGCCACCGGCGCGCGTACATAACGCGTCAGCCAGGCGCTTTTGAGCAGCCCTTGGGCATCGATCACCAAATCGTATTTGGTCGACTGCACGCTTTGCTTGAAGCGCCGCCACTCACCGCTCTTGATGGTTTGCCAGATGTTTTTACGCCAGCGACGAATCGCCACCGGGATCACTTTGTCCACGGCCGGGTGCCAGGTGGGAATCTCGGCAAAGCCTTCTTCCACCACCCAGTCAAAGCGGATGCCAGGGATCGCCCGCGCCGCGTCGGTCAGTGCTGGCAACGCATGGATCACATCGCCCAGGGATGAGGTCTTGACTACCAATACGCGCAAACTAATGGACCTCAACCACAGAACCCTGCAACCGCTGCAAGGCTTCGTTGACCGGCTGCGGCAGCAACTGGCGCATGCAGTTGTAATGGCCAAAACGGCAGGTACGCTCAAAGCACGGGCTGCAATCCAGGCCCAGACGCACCACTTCAACCTTGTCGGCCAAAGGCGGGGTAAAACCGGGCGACGTCGAGCCATACACCGCCACCAATGGGCGGTTCAGCGCGGCGGCCACGTGCATCAGGCCGGAGTCGTTGGACACCACCGAATCGGCGCAGGAGAGTAAATCGATAGCCTCGGCCAGCGACGTATCGCCACTGAGGTTCACCGCTTCTTCACGCAGGCCGGGGATCAGGCGCTGGCGAATGTCTTCGCCCACCGGGTGGTCCTTCTTCGAACCAAACAGCCACACCTGCCAGCCTTCGCGAATCTTCATCTCGGCGACTTTGGCGTAATGCTCCGACGGCCAGCGTTTGGACTCGCCAAACTCGGCGCCGGGGCACAGCGCCAGCACGGGACGGTCAAGTGCCAGGCCGAACTTGGCCAGCGCCGCGTCACGGCTCACCGGATCGATCTGCAGGCTGGGGCGCGGGTACGGCGTGGGCAACTCGGCGCCGGGCTCGTAGGCCAGCGCCATGAAGCGTTCGATCATCAGCGGGTAGCGCGCCTTGTCGAGGGTGCGCACGTCATTGAGCAACACGTAGCGAAATTCGCCGCGCCAGCCGGTACGTTCAGGGATGCCGGCAAAGTACGGCACCAGCGCCGACTTGAGCGAGTTGGGCAGCAAAATCGCCTGGTCGTACTGGCCGACCATGGATTTGCCGATACGCCGACGCGTCGCCAATTCGAGGGCGCCGTGGCCGAGCGGGAAGCTCAAGGCCGCGCGCACCTCGGGCATGCGCTCAAGGATCGGCCGGCTCCACTCAGGGGCGAGCACGTCGATTTGGCAGTCGGGATGGCGTTGCTTGAGGCACTGGAACAGTGTCTGCGCCATCACCATGTCACCGACCCAACTAGGCCCAACGATCAGAATATTCATGTAGTTTCCACAAACGATGCGGGGAGGCTTATGCCTCCCCGCATCGACAATGATTGTAGATCGCGCTTTGTGTGGGAGCTGGCGTGCCTGCGTTGGCATCGCTTCGGTATGGCTGAAGTACCGAGGCGCCTGCATCGCGGGCAAGCCCGGCTCCCACATAAAGCCGATTTCCACATTAAATTGGAGCCACTTAATTAATCAGCTTAACCCCAGTTCATTCCAGATGCGCTTCACCTGGCGCCGCTCGTCGGCGAACTGATCCCCGGCAACCGTGCCGGCCTCGTTTTGCAAGGCTTGGCGGTGCGCGGCGGAACGGTAGGCCTTATACACCTCACGCAGCAGATGGGCATCGGCGGCGGGCATCAGCCCGACCTGCTCCAAGCCTTCCAGAATGCGGATATTGTCGGTATAGCGCAGCAACGATGGATGTTGCGCAGACCACGCCAAAGCCGCGTATTGCACCATAAATTCAATATCGACGATACCTCCCGCGTCTTGCTTGAGGTCGAACACGGTCGTCGGCTCGAAGGCATTCGCAGCCGTGCCGGCAGCCGTAGCCTTGGTGCCCAGGTTGTCGCGCATCTTGGCGCGCATCTCGCTGACCTCCTGGCGCAGCTTCGCCAAGTCACGTTCGCGCCCCAGCACTTTAGCCCGGACGTGTTCAAACGCATGGCCCACATCCTGGCTGCCCACCAGCACCCGCGCGCGGATCAGCGCCTGATGCTCCCAGGTCCAGGCTTCATTTTCCTGGTAGCGCTCAAACGCCCCAAGCGAACTGACCAACAACCCGGAGGCGCCGGAAGGTCGCAGGCGCATATCCACTTCATACAACTGCCCGGAGTTGGTCTGGGTGGTGAGCAAGTGAATGATGCGCTGGCCCAGGCGCGTGAAGAACTGCGCGCCGTCGATGGGTTTGGCGCCGTCGGTCTCGGCCTGCGGGTCGCCGTCGTGGATGAACACCAGATCAAGGTCCGAGCCATGCCCCAGCTCAATGCCGCCGACTTTGCCGTAACCCACAATAATGAACCCTGGGTCGCACAGACTGCCGTCCACGCGCTGTGGCGAGCCATGGCGGGCGACCGTCTGGCGCCAGGCCAGGGCCAGCACTTGTTCGAGGATAGCTTCGGCCAGCCAGGTCAAATAGTCGCTGACCTTCATCAATGGCAGGCTGCCGGCGATTTCCGAGGCGGCTACACGCAGGCGGTGGGCCAGTTTGAAGTGCCGCAAGGCTTCCATCTGTTGCTCAAGGTCATCCTCGGGAATGCGTGTGAGGCGCTCACGCAGCTCAGCGGCGAGTTCCGGCGCCAACGGTGGCTTGAACAGGCGGCCTTCATTGAGCAACTCGTCGAGCAGCAGCGGGAAACGCGTGATTTGCTCGGCAATCCACGGGCTGGCGGCGCACAGCGTCAACAAGCGGCGCAGGGCGTCGGGGTTTTCGGTCAACAGCACCAGGTAAGCAGAACGTCGCGCCACGGCTTCCACCAACGGTAGCACGCGTTCGAGTACCAGATCCGGGTTAGCGTGCTCGACGGCCTGGGCCAGCAGGCGCGGGATAAAGGCGTCGAGCCGCTCGCGACCAAGGCGCTGCATGGCGCGCAACTGCGGGCTGCCGCGTAGGCCAGCCAGGGCTTTGAGGGCTTTGGGCGCGTCGGTAAAACCGCCCTCGGCCAGCTGGCGGCAAGCGGCGTCTTCGTCCTGGGACTCTTCCCACAACGGCAACCACTCCCCGCCCACCACCAGCTCGCTTTCTTCACCTTCTTCTTCGTCAGGATCAGCAATCACCTGACGGAAGTGCCAGTCCACACGGCCACGCCAATACATCAGCCGCTCATGGAACGCGGCCCAGTCGGCAAAGCCCAGCATAAAGGCGATGCGCGCCTGATCTTCCGGGCTGTCCGGCAGCATTTGCGTCTGACGGTCGGCAATCGCCTGGATCGCGTGCTCGGTATAGCGCAGGAATTCATAGCCATTGCGCAGCTCGGCGATCACTGCAGGCGGCAAGTAGCCCTGGCCTTCAAGCGTGCCGAGCACCATGAGCAACGGCCGCTGTTGCAAACTCAGGTCGCGGCCGCCATGGATCAACTGGAACGCCTGGGCGATAAATTCTACTTCGCGGATGCCGCCCGAGCCCAGCTTGATGTTCTCGGCCATGCCCTTGCGCCGCACTTCCTGCTGGATCAGCTGCTTCATGGTGCGCAGCGCTTCAATCGCAGAAAAATCCAGGTAACGGCGGTAGACGAACGGGCGCAGCATATCCAGCAATTGCGCACCGGCCACCTGGTCGCCGGCCACCACGCGCGCCTTGATCATGGCGTAGCGTTCCCAGTCGCGGCCTTGATCCTGGTAGTACTGCTCCAGCGCATTAAAGCTGAGCAGCAACGCACCGGCCGAGCCATAGGGCCGCAGGCGCATGTCGACACGGAAGACAAAACCATCGACCGTCATCGGGTCGAGCGCCTTGATCAATTTTTGACCAAGGCGAATGAAAAACTCCTGATTGTCCAGCGCGCGCTTCACGCCCACCGTTTCGCCGCCTTCGGGGTAGGCGAAGATCAAGTCGATGTCCGACGAAAGGTTTAACTCCACCGCGCCGAGCTTGCCCATGCCGAGGATGACC
The window above is part of the Pseudomonas sp. KBS0710 genome. Proteins encoded here:
- a CDS encoding glycosyltransferase family 4 protein — encoded protein: MQLAFVLYKYFPFGGLQRDFMRIALECQQRGHKIRVYTLIWEGDIPPGFEVLVAPVKAFFNHRRNEKLLAWMDADLAKRPVDRLIGFNKMPGLDVYYAADGCFEDKAQNLRHSLYKSFGRYKHFAEYERAVFAKDAKTEVLMISEVQQPLFIKHYDTPLERFHLLPPGIAQDRRAPPNAAEIREGFRKEFNLRDDELLLVQIGSGFKTKGVDRSLKAVAALPAELKKRTRLFVIGQDDPKVFQLQSATLGLGDNVQFLKGRSDIPRFLLGADLLIHPAYNENTGTVLLEALVAGLPVLVSAVCGYAHYIAEADSGLVLDEPFEQAQLNQYLSRMLTDTAQRAAWGRNGLAFAETADLYSMPQHAADVILAEPKR
- the waaC gene encoding lipopolysaccharide heptosyltransferase I, whose product is MRVLVVKTSSLGDVIHALPALTDAARAIPGIRFDWVVEEGFAEIPTWHPAVDKVIPVAIRRWRKNIWQTIKSGEWRRFKQSVQSTKYDLVIDAQGLLKSAWLTRYVRAPVAGFDKNSAREPMAARFYSRRLAVARGQHAVERLRQLFAVALGYDLPKGLGDYGLSVDKLLGLPPKKPFVLLLHGTTWDTKHWPEAYWRELAERMGRLGVDVKLPWGNAAEKARAERLAQGLQNAEVLPKLNLAGVARVLAGARACVAVDTGLGHLAAALDVPTISLFGPTNPGLTGAYGKGQIHLASDFPCAPCLQKTCTYQPTADDLRRFDIKRESPLCFTRLNPERVASRLSTLLLAEELH
- the waaF gene encoding lipopolysaccharide heptosyltransferase II, which codes for MNILIVGPSWVGDMVMAQTLFQCLKQRHPDCQIDVLAPEWSRPILERMPEVRAALSFPLGHGALELATRRRIGKSMVGQYDQAILLPNSLKSALVPYFAGIPERTGWRGEFRYVLLNDVRTLDKARYPLMIERFMALAYEPGAELPTPYPRPSLQIDPVSRDAALAKFGLALDRPVLALCPGAEFGESKRWPSEHYAKVAEMKIREGWQVWLFGSKKDHPVGEDIRQRLIPGLREEAVNLSGDTSLAEAIDLLSCADSVVSNDSGLMHVAAALNRPLVAVYGSTSPGFTPPLADKVEVVRLGLDCSPCFERTCRFGHYNCMRQLLPQPVNEALQRLQGSVVEVH
- the glnE gene encoding bifunctional [glutamate--ammonia ligase]-adenylyl-L-tyrosine phosphorylase/[glutamate--ammonia-ligase] adenylyltransferase, which produces MSLPTLAELPAILLPFAQRAEQSFRDAVAALDADHGLSAWTPQRWADFARVCAASDFVIEQSLRDPLMLLELVAWGELDRGFAPGELCSQIAGAVQQAETEDELGRVLRRQRTRQQVRIIWRDLTRQADLVQTCRDLSDMADASIDQAYQWLYQRHCVQFGTPTGRRSGEAQHMVILGMGKLGAVELNLSSDIDLIFAYPEGGETVGVKRALDNQEFFIRLGQKLIKALDPMTVDGFVFRVDMRLRPYGSAGALLLSFNALEQYYQDQGRDWERYAMIKARVVAGDQVAGAQLLDMLRPFVYRRYLDFSAIEALRTMKQLIQQEVRRKGMAENIKLGSGGIREVEFIAQAFQLIHGGRDLSLQQRPLLMVLGTLEGQGYLPPAVIAELRNGYEFLRYTEHAIQAIADRQTQMLPDSPEDQARIAFMLGFADWAAFHERLMYWRGRVDWHFRQVIADPDEEEGEESELVVGGEWLPLWEESQDEDAACRQLAEGGFTDAPKALKALAGLRGSPQLRAMQRLGRERLDAFIPRLLAQAVEHANPDLVLERVLPLVEAVARRSAYLVLLTENPDALRRLLTLCAASPWIAEQITRFPLLLDELLNEGRLFKPPLAPELAAELRERLTRIPEDDLEQQMEALRHFKLAHRLRVAASEIAGSLPLMKVSDYLTWLAEAILEQVLALAWRQTVARHGSPQRVDGSLCDPGFIIVGYGKVGGIELGHGSDLDLVFIHDGDPQAETDGAKPIDGAQFFTRLGQRIIHLLTTQTNSGQLYEVDMRLRPSGASGLLVSSLGAFERYQENEAWTWEHQALIRARVLVGSQDVGHAFEHVRAKVLGRERDLAKLRQEVSEMRAKMRDNLGTKATAAGTAANAFEPTTVFDLKQDAGGIVDIEFMVQYAALAWSAQHPSLLRYTDNIRILEGLEQVGLMPAADAHLLREVYKAYRSAAHRQALQNEAGTVAGDQFADERRQVKRIWNELGLS